The stretch of DNA TCGCCGGCGCCATCGTCACGCTCCATCACAAGGAGGTGCGTGCTGTTTGCTGTGTATTGTAGATAACTGAACATGACATGTTGATGGTGATCACATTTCGCGTCACACGAATGAGGCGCCGCGATGCTGCAGAAGTGTCACGCCTGACCTGCTCGGTTGTTCCCCTGCAGAACCTGTCGATACTGCAGGTGCAGCCACGAGAGCTGGCCGCTAACGAGGACTCGTTCAGGCCCCTGCCTCCGGCCAGCGATCTGCGCGTCGCGAGCGACGTGGCTGAGACGCCGTCAGTGGAACAGGCGACGCCCCCGGTGGAACAAACGACGACGCCGGTGGAAGAAGAACAGGCGACGCCGCCGGTGGACCAGGCGACGACGCCGGTGGAGCAAACGACGCCGCCGGTGGAAGAAGCCCCTGACATCTGCGAGGTCAGTCAGTCAGAGACACATTGTTTTCAGTTTCAGAACACCTGCTGAACAACTGTTGCTTGCAGAACCAGTGCAGGGCTCCGGGCAGCGAGGCGCTGCCGAGGGGCATCGTGCAGGACAAGTCCAACTTTGAGTTCGAGTCGCTGGGCGGCAACCCTGGGCGGAAGGGGGTCGCCGCCGGCCGGCCGGCGAAGAGCCTCCTGGCGATCCCCGTAGGCATCAAGCAGAAGGCCGTCGTCGACAAGCTCGTCTCCAAGGTGCGCGCCATGCATGCACGATCACTCAGTTTTCCTGATCAGCTTAATTCTCGATGCTTAACTGTTCGCCGTGATCATGGTCGTGCAGTTCCCGGCGGCGAACTTCGCGGTGATGCTGTTCCACTACGACGGCGCGGTGGACGGGTGGAGCGACCTGCCGTGGTCGCGCCGCGCGGTGCACGTGGCGGCGGTGGACCAGACCAAGTGGTGGTTCGGCAAGCGGTTCCTGCACCCGGACCTCGTCGCCGACTACGACTACATCTTCCTCTGGGACGAGGACATCGAGGTGGACGGCTTCGACCCCATGAGGTACCTCAGGATCGTCAGGAAGGAGGGGCTGGAGATCTCGCAGCCGGCGCTGGACCACCGGTCGCAGATCCACCACCGGCTCACGGCCCGCTCGCGCCGCGGCGGGACGGTGCACCGGCGGTTCTACAAGACGGCCGGGGGCGGGAGGTGCTACGGCAACAGCACGGGGCCGCCGTGCACGGGGTGGGTGGAGATGATGGTGCCGGTGTTCTCGCGCGCGGCGTGGCGGTGCGCGTGGCGGATGATCCAGAACGACCTCGTCTTCGCCTGGGGGCTCGACTTCAAGCTCGGGTACTGCGCACAGGGCAACCGGAGCGCGAACGTCGGCATCGTCGACAGCGAGTACGTCCTCCACCGCGGCATCCCCACGctcggcgatgacggcggcggCAAGGGGCCGGCGCCGAAGGCGAAGGCGTCGTCGGCGACGTCGGCGGACAGGTACGCAGTGCGGCTGCGATCGTATAAGGAGCTGCAGATATTCAACAAGAGGTGGAAGGAGGCGGTGGCGGAGGACATGTGCTGGACGGACCCCTACCCGCAGCCGCCGACGGCGACGCCCAAGGGATGACCCGCCGCCGGCGATGGCCTTTGCGGTTGAGTAGATGACATAGAAGATACATCAAAATTTACAGGTCTAGAGAGCTTCGGATAACATGTCATGTACAGATCTCTTTCTCCCCGGCCAATAAGATAGGTTCAAAGACGATGTAATTATCATAATTTTCGGTAAAAAGGTGGATTAATGAAGTTTTGAGTTTTTTTTGAAAGACCCAAGTTTTGAGTTTTTGACATGTCAGTTTTATCATAACTTTCAGAATACCGAATTGGATAACTGATGGACTCAACTTTAAAAAAAAACTTAGCAGGCTTTCCAAAATTGTTCGGCTCAACTTCCAGAAAACTGAATCAAGCTTTCAGAATTTGATGGTCTCAAGTCCCAGAAAATCAGATCCGGCCATGGTGATGAGGCGTCCGAAGAACAAATGGCAGTTAGCAACTTGTTGTTGCACTGACATTCTCTTAGACGATATAGAAACATCAAAATTGCAGGCCTGGTTAGGGAGCTTGGAGCTTCAAATACAATGTGACAATACATATCTCTGTTTCTCTTTGGGAATAAACAAAACTAGAATCGAAGATGACGTGCATTTAGAGGTCTATCACAAAGGCAATTCGCCGTTTTCCAACAATCTCAAGCTTGCTTGGCCAAAAGAGCATGTAAAATAAATGGAGATCACGAAAGCACATGCCTCCATGCCCCTAGTGTAATAGTTTTTTTTCCTGCGTCAACCAATGCATTTTCCTTCGTTCCTTACTAGAAGTCCCAAACAATATGAGTTAAATCATCACGCAAACCAACATGGAATTTGAAACCCCCATGGAATATGTAGGCAATGCTTGTATAATAGACTTAATCAAAATCTCTTTAGCCCGTTTAATTGATATGATAAAATAAAGGAGCTTGCTTGCTATAAGgaaatgtaatcaaatccctaaaaaaataaaatccaaacgagtggtgcaacgcaatacaccttatatttcggagtttttctcaaaaatctatacaccttatatcaaggaacagagggagtatatttttTCAGCCCAATCTCGTAGACACTTTACAGTTTATCCTCCCGCAGACCAAATTCTGGACTTCCGTACGCCTTTCTTAGAGCCGGAGTACCAAATTTGCATCCTCAAAACTTTATGAAACCACCTCCATAGTTTCTATAGCAGAAGCTTCTCAATACCACACTTCTTATCAAACATAAGGGAACACTCAGATGTGTTCAGCTGCTAACATGTTCCCTCTCACACTCAAACGAAAAAATTATTAATACTCAAAGACCGGTCAATATTCACTTGAAATAACATCATACAATCATCAGCAAAAAGAAAACATGACATCCCCAGTGCTTGCCTACCCATGCTAAACTCCTGGAACGCTCTCCTATAAATGGCATCGATCAAAAGAACAAAGAGTGCGTCAACCAGCAAAAGAAATGAATAAGACAATAGGGGATCGCCTTGTCGGAGGCCTTGGGTTGGGAAAAGGACGTCATTCATTGTCCATTGAAGCATATAGAATATGTAATAATAGGTCCACAAGTCATAATCCAACTAGTCCAAATAGATGAGAATCCCAGAGGCGGAAGCATAACTGTCAAGAAGGTCCAATCCACTCATTCATAGTCTTTCGTCAAATCCATCGGAGTGCTCATGGAGTGCACATACTTGAACACAAAAAATGAGCAGTATCTATGATCAAACGACCAGGAATGAAAGCACCGTGAGTAGGAGAATCATATCATACAACAATGGCCTTCAGCGGTTCGCCGGACACTTTGAGAAGATTATATAAATCTAATAAAGAAGACTGATAGTACGAAAATCCTCTACATCCACTGGATTATTTACCTTTTGTATCTGACACAATAGTTATATCATTAACCCCTCAGCTATATACCTTCGAGCAGATAGCCCTATCAAAACATCAAAGTAGCCTATAAAGTATCATTGTCCTTCCTTTCCTTTAACCGAGGGATTGAAAGGCTTCACAACACGAATAATATCCTCAGAAAATCGAAATATTTGAACTAATTTTCAAAATCTCTTTGGATCCAAATAGTCATGAACTTTCTAATTTTTGGATAGTTGACTTCAAGTGTGAAATTGGATTTAAAGACTCATAGATCCATCAACCATGTTTTTTAACAAAGGATGGTCCAAAAAGACCCAATACTGCATTTTAATCAAAGCGGTGTAGTAACTTACACAGAAGACCCTAATAACAAACTAACACCCAACCGACCCAACAACACCGCCACCGAGATGATAACAGACGACACCCAACAACCTAACACAGTTGCCACTCCGACATCCACACCAACCTAAGACCGCGACCCAACTTCGATGGCTCTGTCGCCTAAGCAACCAAAGGCAACACCCTCGCGTAGGAGATCTCCGGAGCCGCTGCTCTGACTTCCACACTGGCCCCGAGGCCACGAACTAGCCTAGTCGAAAACATTGCCGCCCAAGCGACCAAAATCAACACCATGTGGAGGAGACTTCCAGAGTCGTTGCTCCGACTTCCACGCCGGCCCCGAGGCCACACACTTGCCTAGCAGACGACAAAGCTAACCAAGCCACATGATCCACCACCAACTGACGAGACCAAACCTCCAAGGCGTAGCCTCCAAGAGGGAAGCAATGGGGACCATCGCCATCGTCCGCTTCGACCAAGGGCGAAGCTTGGGTTTTCACCCAAAGAATCTGAGACTGAGAAGATGCGGGAGGTGAAGGGGCTCCACGATGCCACCTCCAAGGAAAGAACGACGTCCTAGGAGACCGCCGATGCTGGCATCAACTATGGTTTTCACCTGGAGCTCATCAAACCCATCGCCAGCATAGTCAATCTAGCCAACCGCCACCCGTAGCAACCAAGAGCACTGGTCAACTCACCGCCGCGACGCCACCCACCACCACCAACACGTCCGGCAACACCACCACAACCCCACATGCCGCCATGGCAGCTCCGCTCCCACCTCCAAGTGCGGCGCCGTCGCACTGCCATCCTCTTATACTCAGATTTTGAGTAAATTCCCGTACCGATCGATACAATTTGTCGATCCCCATCGCGGATCTGGCCGCCGAGAGACAAGGCACACTCTCAACAATACATGAACCGCGTTGAGAAGTGTTGAGAAAAACACACAAAGAAGAAACGATGCGCGCATAGCCGTGAGCAGCAGCCACTGACAAGCCGGACCCACAGAAGTTCATGTTTCCGGATCACGGCCGTTGGAACTGTGGCGGGAGGAGCAGGTGGGCGCGAACCAACCAAACCCTATCCCCTCCAGGCCCCGCCACGGTCTCCCTCCAAAACCCCAACGGAATCCGATCCCCCATGGCACCCG from Triticum urartu cultivar G1812 chromosome 3, Tu2.1, whole genome shotgun sequence encodes:
- the LOC125545739 gene encoding uncharacterized protein LOC125545739 isoform X1, with amino-acid sequence MMMRSLAAGSDGSSPHPQGPAPGDAKRFSGVVPPAALVFLALVFVAGAIVTLHHKENLSILQVQPRELAANEDSFRPLPPASDLRVASDVAETPSVEQATPPVEQTTTPVEEEQATPPVDQATTPVEQTTPPVEEAPDICENQCRAPGSEALPRGIVQDKSNFEFESLGGNPGRKGVAAGRPAKSLLAIPVGIKQKAVVDKLVSKFPAANFAVMLFHYDGAVDGWSDLPWSRRAVHVAAVDQTKWWFGKRFLHPDLVADYDYIFLWDEDIEVDGFDPMRYLRIVRKEGLEISQPALDHRSQIHHRLTARSRRGGTVHRRFYKTAGGGRCYGNSTGPPCTGWVEMMVPVFSRAAWRCAWRMIQNDLVFAWGLDFKLGYCAQGNRSANVGIVDSEYVLHRGIPTLGDDGGGKGPAPKAKASSATSADRYAVRLRSYKELQIFNKRWKEAVAEDMCWTDPYPQPPTATPKG
- the LOC125545739 gene encoding uncharacterized protein LOC125545739 isoform X2 translates to MGPAPGDAKRFSGVVPPAALVFLALVFVAGAIVTLHHKENLSILQVQPRELAANEDSFRPLPPASDLRVASDVAETPSVEQATPPVEQTTTPVEEEQATPPVDQATTPVEQTTPPVEEAPDICENQCRAPGSEALPRGIVQDKSNFEFESLGGNPGRKGVAAGRPAKSLLAIPVGIKQKAVVDKLVSKFPAANFAVMLFHYDGAVDGWSDLPWSRRAVHVAAVDQTKWWFGKRFLHPDLVADYDYIFLWDEDIEVDGFDPMRYLRIVRKEGLEISQPALDHRSQIHHRLTARSRRGGTVHRRFYKTAGGGRCYGNSTGPPCTGWVEMMVPVFSRAAWRCAWRMIQNDLVFAWGLDFKLGYCAQGNRSANVGIVDSEYVLHRGIPTLGDDGGGKGPAPKAKASSATSADRYAVRLRSYKELQIFNKRWKEAVAEDMCWTDPYPQPPTATPKG